From a region of the Tiliqua scincoides isolate rTilSci1 chromosome 4, rTilSci1.hap2, whole genome shotgun sequence genome:
- the RGS18 gene encoding regulator of G-protein signaling 18: protein MENPLLLSPQLNTCSKVKSLCKIMKSMNKEGAKPETKTRAQEKKNRLSLLQKAELHPNVDLDKFEKLAKASSESPQTVKKWGESFEKLISQKAGLDVFTRFLKTEFSEENIEFWLACEDYKKSEDLSQLSLKANDIYETFIKKEASKEVNLDFNTKELTSKNISHPTHNTFDAAQMKIYTLMEQDSYPRFLRSNLYLDLVNGRPQGCTALRRRSRSFTFNEFRDEQPDFAIWL from the exons ATGGAGAATCCTTTGCTTCTATCTCCACAGCTAAATACTTGTTCGAAGGTGAAATCACTTTGCAAAATCATGAAATCCATGAATAAAGAGGGGGCAAAGCCAGAAACCAAAACCAG GGCTCAAGAAAAGAAGAACCGGCTGAGTCTCCTGCAGAAGGCTGAGCTGCATCCAAATGTTGACCTGGACAAATTTGAGAAGCTGGCAAAGGCTTCGAG TGAGTCCCCTCAAACAGTGAAGAAGTGGGGTGAATCTTTTGAGAAGCTGATTTCCCAGAAAG CTGGATTGGATGTATTCACGAGGTTCCTCAAAACAGAGTTTAGCGAAGAGAACATAGAGTTTTGGCTGGCATGTGAAGATTACAAGAAGAGTGAAGACCTTTCccaactttcactgaaagcaaatGACATCTATGAGACATTCATTAAAAAAGAGGCTTCAAAAGAG GTCAACCTTGACTTCAACACCAAAGAACTTACCAGCAAGAACATCAGTCATCCTACACACAACACTTTTGATGCTGCTCAGATGAAAATCTATACCCTGATGGAGCAAGACAGCTACCCACGCTTCCTGAGATCCAACCTTTACTTAGACTTGGTCAATGGCAGACCCCAAGGCTGTACTGCTCTTAGGAGGAGATCACGCTCTTTTACCTTCAACGAGTTCAGAGATGAACAGCCAGATTTTGCTATCTGGCTGTAA